One Eurosta solidaginis isolate ZX-2024a chromosome 1, ASM4086904v1, whole genome shotgun sequence genomic window, ACTCAAGAGCCCAAAAAGGTCAACCGCAGTTCCAAACATTTTAAAGTTGTCGAGCACATTGAAGTTTCTTGGCCAGGGGGCGTATCAACACTTAATTGGTCAAGATCGCCACACGGGTATGGCCCAGCAAACGTTTTCCCGTTGCATGTTCGAGGTGTGTAGCGCCATTGAAAAAGTGCTATGTAAAAAACATATAGAGTTTCCATTGTCTGAAGCGGAAAAGAATGAAGCAAATAGAAGTTTCTATTCGGCTTGCGGAATTCCAGGAGTGATTGGTGCGGTCGATGGAACTCACATTCAATTGGTACGACCGGCTCGAGACGAGCATTTATATTTTAACCGTAAGCTCAAACATAGCATTAATGCAATGGTGGTAAGAGTGATGCAGTATTTATAAATACACATTTAAATGCaactacatatttatgtatttatatattttagattTGTGACCACAAAATGCGCATAAGGGCAGTAGATGGAAGGTTTGGAGGTGCTTCGCATGATTCCCACGTCTGGAGCCTATCTTCAGAGCGTGCTTGCTTAAAGGCGAATTTTGAAAATGGAGACAGAGGAGTGAGAATTCTTGGTAAGATTAACATACTTTAGGTATTTCGCCTGAGGATTTGCTTCCCAGTTTTTCTAACCACATACTTATGTTACTTTATTATAGGAGATTCTGGATATCCCCTCGAGCCGTGGCTGCTAACACCATACAGAAACGCAGCAGAGAACTCtgacgaaattttttttaatgataagttTGGCAAAGGAAGATCGTTAATCGAACGAACTTTTGGAGTATTAAAAGGCAGGTTTAGATGCCTCTTAACACCAAGAGAGTTGCATTATACACCCGAAAAAGTGGTTCAAATTCTAAACGTATGCTGTGCTTTGCATAATATTTGCATTTTACACAAACTGGAAGATCCTTCAAACATTGTTTTCGAGCGAAATGACCCTTCAAGTGCCAATGTCGATGCACAAGAAAGCCGAAATTTATCaaatatcgccaaaaacattagggaacaaattaaaaataatatggtTAACTCGAGAAACCTAaactaaagaaataaaatatatgaattgCTCAATTATTTTTGTTCAtgtattttgaaatagtttttacatacacatatgtatacaaatgTATGTGAAATTAAACATGTTTGATGTAAAAAAATgaatacaaaacataaaaatattaaattaaaataaattcgcaCATGTTAACATAtacacttatggcattaaaaggtacattttttttaaattttttaattttcatttttttatgtaaatacatacatatatgtatgtatggttcaAATTAAAAGGTAcaatatttttcactttttaatgtaatatatatatgtaaatatatttagttaaattaaacataaaagcattcaattaaatcaaaattaaattcacttcaatAAATTTACgtcattaaattaaataaagcgtACTGACTTTTTCTTTCAACATTGTACACATTATCACATACATACGTTTATACACTCTTACAGTCTTTTATATTCATTTGGTTAATTATTTggtaattaataataaatttagcATCATGTTTGTAAaatcacatatttttttataaataggtACGGTCTTATTAGTATATATACATAGTGAAAATACACCTCATTTGGTTTACTGTGCCTGTCGCTTTGAGCTAGAGATCAACGCGTTGGTACTTGCTTCAACAGCTAGGACCTCCTTTTGTAGTTCTAGTTTGGTTAGCTTCatcttaatttatttattgtcTGCTGTTTGCTGGTAAAGGAACCCTTCTCTCTCCAGCTTTAGTCGGCATTCTTGTagctctcgtttttttttttcatttcgctgTAAATGTTTATCAAGTTCGAGTTTATTTCGTTCAGCAAATTTGTTGAACGCTTGTGGTACTCGATTTGATTCGACACTTGATGTTCCAACAGACTTTGCTTTCTGCGCGGAGTTTTGGCGGTGTTCGAACAAGTGGGAAGCTCTTCTTGCTCGCTTTCTTCTGAGCCTGTATGTTCATTATCTGAGCACGAGTTACCCGACCCGGCGGAACTGTCTGCTCGTGCTACCGGACTCCCACGTTGTACCACCGGACTCAAACGTTGCACCACCGGACTCCCACGTCGTACCACCGGACTCTCACGTCGCGCCACCGGACTCTCCCTCGGTTGTATTGAAGCCGACTTTGGCTTAGCACCAAACCTCGAGGTGCTAATGGTTCCGCTCATGGACTTATCTGTACTCAATAGCTTACTTACTTCTTCTTCTAGGTGTGTTAACGGCACAAACCCCGACGGACCCCCACCAGTTCCGGAAACGCTTGTCTTATTGCGTCGCATTTTTGATTTTAGATGCACTTTGTAATCAGCCCACacctaaaattttttgcatttaaCTATGTACATAAATAGCTACCGAGAAGTACTTACTTTTTTCCAACCTGCAACATCGCGTGATGGTGGACCAACTGCATTTAGCTGTGATGTTACCCTCTTCCACAAATTTGAGGCAGCATTTCGACCATTCGGGACTTTAGTAATCCCTTCGACAAGTCGGGATGCGCCTTCATGAAGTCCACGAGCACTTCGAATTGTTTTTGTTGCGTGTGCTTCATTTTAGATTTTTCCCTAAAAAACATTAACAACACTATTTATTAAgtgtttaaataaacataaaaaataaaacagcacacagtttttggtaaaaacttacatttttttgcCGCGCGACTGAGTTTTGTTGTAGGAAGACAGATTCGAATTTACAGAGcaattgacattcgctttcgcgaTACAGAATGTACGCAATTCGAAAGGGAAAAATGAATGCGAAAGGGAAAAAGCAAATCCGAAAATGTCAAATGTCAGTTGCGATAGTTGAGTTACAGAGTGTCGATAAGGCAAATGCGAAAAAATTTCcattcgcatcgcaatacagagtagcccCACTGAtgtaacgttgtttaaatttttcccaaattattaaaagctttattttaatttaagtcGAAttcgcacttaaaaaaaaatctgaaaacaaATATAATATTACAAAGGATACACAAATATTTTGTAAGTCATGCCCAGAATGCGGTAAGGCTCATCAGGGAACTCAATGTTttcattataaaaataaaacggtGTAGGAAATGTTCAAAAATTGGCCATATTGTGTCAGTGTATAAAAAAAACACGACATCCAATTTTCGTCGAACAGATGATAGTTTGGCTTAAGAAAAAGTTCACAATATCAATGAAGAAaaagatttttccaaatttgaaaCGATAGATTCAATAGATTTCTTCAATCTACAACAAATAGATGCCTGGCAACAAGTCTTTCTCAAGCTAACAACAATAAAATAATGATTACCATTAATATCAATAGTCAGTTAATGGAATTTCAAGTTTATACCGGAGCTTCCTGTTTTCTAATCGGTATTTCGGGTTACGAGCAACTTGGTCAACCAATCTGTACTGCTACAaataaaattctaaaaacttATGGAGGAAAAGTACTCCTCGTTCAAGGAATTGCACAAGTCGAAGTTATTTTAATCCCACAGTTGTTGAAAGTGAAAAAGCGTCAAATACCTTAGGCCTTGACTGGTTTAAATCATTGAATTCTAATACTAAATTTCTCCATTCAAACACGTGTAATTTTTTATCTTGAAagtcaaataaagaaaaatagatTTACGATCATAAAGATCTTTGCAGTTAGTATAACAACTGCTTTTTTCAGCAGTCTCTAGGTCTTTGTACGAGTTTTAGAGCTAATATAGTATTAAAATTACGCCTGTGGTCTCCACGACTATACGCTCCTACATCGAGACACGGGGCGCCGTCAACATACTACAACACCGCCGCCGGTGCGCCACCACCATCATTCGCGCCGCCGCGCTTCATATAGCGAACGCAGAACGAATGGCGTGTCCTACCAACCGCCATCGGCCGCAGAATAGTCCAGTAGCGCATGCATCTCATGACGCAACCAGCGCGCACCAGCCGTTGGCGATCGTACCTTACAATGCACCGCAACAAGGTCGCACACTGCCAACTACAAGGTGAAAATCGGCAAACTCCTCTTCTAGGAGGCCCAACGTGCCTTACGGGAGCTACCCTATACACTAAACGCTTTATACGACTAGGGGAGGCAGAATGTTTACGGGACCAAACGTCTCACTCTAATATTTCATCTCTTCCATTAACATAGTATATTCTACATACAAAAAAAAGAGGAATCCCAGAGGATGGCATTAAACCAAAGATATTATTAATAGGATTTCGATCAAAGGGACCAGGAATCCCAGAGGATAACATTAAACCAAAGATATTATTAAAAGGATTTCCATCAAAGGGACTTAATTAGTAGATCGTCCAATACGGACAGTCATTCTGTAATTATTCAGCCAAGTGAGAAATAAATAAGTTTACTGTGTTCCACCGCAAGAggtaatttcaaataaattaaactttGTGTACCTTTTTGAAAAGAATAATAGCTATGGAAGACTCAAAGCTTACGGTCCCGAGCCTCGGGCGGTTAACGCCTCGTTAGAAAAAATGAAAAGTTTGGAAAGACGGGTTACGCATTTAGATTCAATCAACCTTAGATCCAACTCAGATAATGCACTTCAGGCGCTACTGAGGAGCCTGTCGTGCGAGGTCGACCTTGTGAGTGGGAGTGATTTTAATACACCAACGCAACAAGTTCAGAAAGAGACACCGAGTGTAACTCCAAGCAAAAATAATTACTctgtaaattatttttgttgtttacggcctttgaattataactttttaaatataaacgagctctaggccaaatatttgtatattcttaataaaacacaatacgtgaatttttgatatacaattatattatttaatttgtcgatatttcgacttcagtctgaagtcatcatcaggactaggtacgaaaagaacaaacatacatattaaaatcataaaaatacacatttgcacaagtacagaacttacatttttgaatgcaatatgtcgactagtgtaacaaaaatataagtttacgaacagtgcaaagcaaataaaatgtaaataacacacagccgttatcataaacaaaaaatgaacataagcagaaagttatctaaatgagtagtgagcgccgctcaagtgatatcagctgcagcctgcaggtgaactctttggtaaacagtaggagatgctcttatctattattgttgttgttgttgttgatcagctgcctaaaggcagaggcaataccaattgtatcagatttgaagttcatgcgtttgtcgctgggtgtatttattatgtgcagcatctctaatatgtagcgtttgttgtaattcctctcttgctgtagaatttctacattttctaaattgggagagtgtccagtt contains:
- the LOC137237108 gene encoding putative nuclease HARBI1; amino-acid sequence: MDSVALWDDTNEERIERRIIRDSSNIMNLSDKSFVKNFRLNKDAFLYVLDSINGELKSPKRSTAVPNILKLSSTLKFLGQGAYQHLIGQDRHTGMAQQTFSRCMFEVCSAIEKVLCKKHIEFPLSEAEKNEANRSFYSACGIPGVIGAVDGTHIQLVRPARDEHLYFNRKLKHSINAMVICDHKMRIRAVDGRFGGASHDSHVWSLSSERACLKANFENGDRGVRILGDSGYPLEPWLLTPYRNAAENSDEIFFNDKFGKGRSLIERTFGVLKGRFRCLLTPRELHYTPEKVVQILNVCCALHNICILHKLEDPSNIVFERNDPSSANVDAQESRNLSNIAKNIREQIKNNMVNSRNLN